Sequence from the Chelonoidis abingdonii isolate Lonesome George chromosome 1, CheloAbing_2.0, whole genome shotgun sequence genome:
AGATTGCAATGTCATATGTTGAAAACATGGTCAGTGGCTAACAGTTAGGAACCTCTAATTGTTCTTGTGACAAACATTCCACTGAAAAATGGAGCAACATTAGAAAACAATGGCACAGTATTGTCAATTTCAATTCTGTCAGTGCTGCAGCTGGTATTCATATGCTTTAGTTCAATCTGATAGACATGTCTTCACAGTTTCTAGGCATCAGTTTAGCAAGAAATCGGGTTGCCGATATCCAAAGAGTTTAAAGTCTCCTTCGAAGCGGGCATATAGGCGTCTTATATCTCTCTTGCTAATTCCTGAGAAATAACGCTCTACCTTTGTTTTGTTGTATACCGTTATTCCTGGTGGAATTGTGGGATATGATACCAGATGGTCTATTCCTGCTTCTTTCAAGATATATGGAGCATCATCCTCCAGGGTTTCATGGTGTCCAACCACACTATACGTTATTTCACATGGGGCACAAAGTTCCACGTATGTTACCCAATGAATTATGTGATCACCAAACTGAACATCTAGCCATCGGTGGTTAGGGTCCCCCAAATAGCGCACAAAGTCCTCAAACTGCAGCCCCCTGATCTCTGTGCGATTCTTCCTGTATTTCCGAATAATGCCAGGAGCAATTTCATGCCTGTAccaaggttcaaatcgaggattGTGGACAAACTTATCCTTAAATGCAGAAATAAGTCTTTCAAATGGATCTCTTACAATAAAAAACTTGAAGTATAAACTCAGTctaaaggaaaacagaaatggAAGGGATTAAACAGATAGAAAAAGTGAACTATGTATCGAAGAGCTACAAAACTGAGATAAAATATGACCTCTAAAATACCAAGAATATGACTTGTAAGAAGTAGCCCACTTTTCATCTATCTCTGAATGCCACTACCAATAAcacttgaaataaaatgttttgcttgttttaataCAAAACAGGACGTACAAATGGTCTCCTACTAAGCAGGGTTACTCATAGGAGACAAAATAGCTGAATCCATGTCCTCTAGGGCATGTGGTGAAGTTTCTAGGAGAAATCTTATCCAGGAttactcttaggcctggtctacactatgcgtttaaaccaattttagtagcgttaaaccgatttaaccctgcacccgtccacacaacgaggccctttatatcgatataaagagtccacagcacagtgctgtgtgacaagcgtaacggaaagccaaagaatcaaatggacgctcatggagggagggggggggactga
This genomic interval carries:
- the CHST10 gene encoding carbohydrate sulfotransferase 10 isoform X3, with the protein product MHHQWLLLAACFWVIFMFMVASKFITLTFKDSDVYGVKQEPLMLTAMTKVEKIQVPEEKCLPEEIQPTGKVFSEDLMHQPLVHVKRIELLRNVCRDAALRNLSHTTVSKFVLDRIFVCDKHKILFCQTPKVGNTQWKKVLIVLNGAFSSIEEIPENIVHDHEKNGLPRLSSFSDSEIQKRLSLYFKFFIVRDPFERLISAFKDKFVHNPRFEPWYRHEIAPGIIRKYRKNRTEIRGLQFEDFVRYLGDPNHRWLDVQFGDHIIHWVTYVELCAPCEITYSVVGHHETLEDDAPYILKEAGIDHLVSYPTIPPGITVYNKTKVERYFSGISKRDIRRLYARFEGDFKLFGYRQPDFLLN
- the CHST10 gene encoding carbohydrate sulfotransferase 10 isoform X5, coding for MLTAMTKVEKIQVPEEKCLPEEIQPTGKVFSEDLMHQPLVHVKRIELLRNVCRDAALRNLSHTTVSKFVLDRIFVCDKHKILFCQTPKVGNTQWKKVLIVLNGAFSSIEEIPENIVHDHEKNGLPRLSSFSDSEIQKRLSLYFKFFIVRDPFERLISAFKDKFVHNPRFEPWYRHEIAPGIIRKYRKNRTEIRGLQFEDFVRYLGDPNHRWLDVQFGDHIIHWVTYVELCAPCEITYSVVGHHETLEDDAPYILKEAGIDHLVSYPTIPPGITVYNKTKVERYFSGISKRDIRRLYARFEGDFKLFGYRQPDFLLN
- the CHST10 gene encoding carbohydrate sulfotransferase 10 isoform X4, whose translation is MSGAAWPVYGVKQEPLMLTAMTKVEKIQVPEEKCLPEEIQPTGKVFSEDLMHQPLVHVKRIELLRNVCRDAALRNLSHTTVSKFVLDRIFVCDKHKILFCQTPKVGNTQWKKVLIVLNGAFSSIEEIPENIVHDHEKNGLPRLSSFSDSEIQKRLSLYFKFFIVRDPFERLISAFKDKFVHNPRFEPWYRHEIAPGIIRKYRKNRTEIRGLQFEDFVRYLGDPNHRWLDVQFGDHIIHWVTYVELCAPCEITYSVVGHHETLEDDAPYILKEAGIDHLVSYPTIPPGITVYNKTKVERYFSGISKRDIRRLYARFEGDFKLFGYRQPDFLLN